The sequence below is a genomic window from Ipomoea triloba cultivar NCNSP0323 chromosome 2, ASM357664v1.
GTTTCAGGGACAGCAACCGGTCAGCCAAGAAAATGATGAAACTTACAAGGGGAAGCAGACATTATCTTGCCATACCTTCTTCATGGATTCAATAGCAGCAGTTGGATTAGAACGGTTGATTCGGAGATGGTTTGCTAAAACATAGAGCTGTCCAAAGAGTGGGTAAAATATGATCTGaacagaaagaaaataataataagagtttcAGACAATGAGATATGTAATGAGTCAAACAGACATGCATAGGTGCAAAAACCTAACCTCTTTCTTTGCAATGCCAACGGTACCGGTAGGGGTCAACCACATAATGAGAAAGATATCGATGGGGGATGCATGATTGCACACATAAATTGCCCTCTCCTTACAGTATTCTGCATTTTCAATCTTTATCGGATTTCCTAGAATCCACATCTGTAAACCCACGTAACAATCATACATCTATCTGTTAAACAAATGAATGAGTTTTACTACATGTATTTTCAAATGTAGAGGGTTCTAATAAGCTATTTTTTTTCAGGTAAGTCCTAATATAAGTGTTTATATCAAGAATGGAAGTACAGATGAACATTTTCCCAAATGAATTGAAGCTTTTAGAGCAAGGCCATCAGTGGTTCATAGCGGGTTATTGTCAGAAGTGATAGTGAGGTGGATGAGAGatagaagaagagagaaaaaaaaaagttcattctGCAAAAGAGGGGATAATGGCAGAAAATGGGCCCCACTAACATTAACATTCAGCCTCATCACGCGTGTGTGATGGGCAATTAGTGcacccagcgggcgcgtgcactgcCATTATCCCCGCTgggcgcgtcaggcgcgcctgacttttctttcttttttttttaaatcatatttattactCCCCCGTCCCTAATTGTttgtctcatttactttttgcacgGGTTTTAATGCAACATAACAAATGATATTAACTTTCCAATTTTGTCCTTCAAAAGTATGTGTAATTTGTACAAAGTACAATTGTACTTGTCTCATAATGGtctaaaaagttgaaaagtcaaaaaggtaaattgggaaatgtagaatgatagttatgttcaattttagaaagaggatactattttgggacaaactaaaaatgaaagtaagacaggtaaaatgggacggagggagtattatttttttctctctcccccattttctctttcttaatcacacttacaaaaactcctcaataaccgtgaaatatccccactgataaggatgctcttaccATTTCAGTCAGACCAAGTACAAAAAGCAGTGGTTGTTGATAGGACATCAGATATAATGATTCATGAATTTAGTAATCCCATAAATTGAATGATGAATCCACTACCAAGTCAAGTCATAATGAGGTGTAATCTGTTAGACAAAAAGTATCATTTGCAGCAATGATTTATTGAGAAAGGTACATAGAATTGTTTGAGTCTAGGATAATGCATGACATGTCATGCCAAGACAAGACAAGTTAATCAACTCATTTCACCTTAAGATGGTAGGGAAAGGGAATACATCAAAACAGGAACACAATCAAACATTATTCTCTTctatgttttcttcttcttctcctttagTTTGTTTCATAATATTTTGTGGTAAAAGAGATATTGGTGTTCTATACTAAATTGGATGGTATTATTAGAATATAGCATAAATGTCCTCATAGGTAGCTTGATCGGTTGATTCTTGAGTAAAACTGCACCCAAGATGTAGGAGGATTGAATCCGGGTAGCCATAGTATTAGTGCTGGGTAGCCATAGTATTAGTGCTGGAGGGCTGATTGATAAGTCATGAATAGAAATGTAAGAAAGAGAATTTAATTCATGAATAGAAATGTAGGAAAGAGAATTTAATTAATactaaggatgtgtttggaagcctgaaaaatgatttctgaaaatcattttccgggcttttggtgtttggctaCACTTGGAAAACCCAATCaacagaaaatgacttccaaaatggcggaaaatgacttccgcccaatttggacggaagtcattttccgccgtTCAATTTCCAGCCGAAACCATGTGGTTTCCGCCGAAAACTAGAGCACGTGGTTTTCGGTGGAAACTAGATATGGTTTCTGCCAAAAATCGGaggttgtttgtttgtttgtttttttaaaaaaaataaatattagttttagtattattataaatattttaatattttaaataaaataataaaaatagataattatacaattctactcattttccaaaaaatgaaccaaatacacaaagacagtttccaaactacatccaaacactagaaataaacctattttctagaaaatgatttatttttcaaaaatcgttttcctactttccaaacacaacctAAGACTTGTTCTAGGGACTAAATATGTCTTTTtccaatcaaataataaatttataatcacTGTGAGTTGAAAAGgaaatattattcattttattaatatcatAATAGTTACTTAAAAAGACAACCTTTTTTTATGATTAAGCATACaattttttattccaaaaaaaaaaaatcactttacTGGATAATTACGGCATCATCTACTGACAATATATTTGCATAAGATGCTACTCAAACACAAAATTCTAAACAAACTGTCCAGTTTGAattctataaattaaaaaaaaaaaaaaacttaccaaCATTTTACCAGTGACATGGCCGTAGATATTGCCCTGTCTAATCCTCTGATACGGCCATGGCAGAAGCGGAAGCATGATTAATGCCCATATCAACGTGGTGACCATCATTGAAACGAAGCACACAATGATTCTGATCCACGATATCAACACTGAAACCCACCCATCGTCTTCCTCGtatacatcatcatcatcctctgcTTTCTGCTTCTGCTTCACCTCCTCCTTAACTATTTTTGCAGGTTTATCCAAATCCACGCCCGAACCCGCCTCAAAATAGCTCCCAAATCTCCTGCTTCTCACAAACGTACCTACCCCAAAATTCTCCATTCCCTCAACTCGCCTCTGCATCAACAAATGAATAACAAAGCCGGTAATCAACAAACTTCAGTCTTTCTCCATTAAAATGGCAGAAATGACCAAAAAGGTTCAATCTTTCGAGACAAAACCatttcaaaaaaacaaacatagcTTCCAGGTGTCAAAAGAATAAAAGTTATTAAGTTCGTTGGAAACTACGGCTTACCCAGAATTGTTATAT
It includes:
- the LOC116010379 gene encoding 1-acyl-sn-glycerol-3-phosphate acyltransferase-like, which encodes MENFGVGTFVRSRRFGSYFEAGSGVDLDKPAKIVKEEVKQKQKAEDDDDVYEEDDGWVSVLISWIRIIVCFVSMMVTTLIWALIMLPLLPWPYQRIRQGNIYGHVTGKMLMWILGNPIKIENAEYCKERAIYVCNHASPIDIFLIMWLTPTGTVGIAKKEIIFYPLFGQLYVLANHLRINRSNPTAAIESMKKAARAVVDNNLSLIIFPEGTRSQNGRLLPFKKGVVHLALETRLPIVPIIFTGTHLAWRKGSLHVRPAPLTIKLLPPISTDDWTADKTGDYVRLVHDVYVNNLPHSQKPLVE